ATGCAAACAACCTCATGAGAGAGGTGGTATGAGCCAAGAGAATCTCGTTACATTAACAAAAAAAGACTTTGAATCTGACCAGGAAGTACGGTGGTGTGCTGGTTGTGGAGACTACGCCATCCTGTCCGCAGTTCAAAAAGCCCTTGCCTCCACCGGGTTGCCTCGAGAAAATCACGTCTTCGTTTCTGGGATAGGATGTTCGAGTCGGTTCCCCTACTATATGAATACTTATGGATTTCATACCATCCATGGCAGGGCCCCAGCGATTGCAACCGGGCTGAAGATAAGTCGGCCAGAGCTCACGGTATGGTTAGTTACTGGAGACGGAGATGCCTTAAGTATCGGTGGGAACCATTTCATTCACCTATTACGCCGTAATGT
The bacterium DNA segment above includes these coding regions:
- a CDS encoding 2-oxoacid:ferredoxin oxidoreductase subunit beta — translated: MSQENLVTLTKKDFESDQEVRWCAGCGDYAILSAVQKALASTGLPRENHVFVSGIGCSSRFPYYMNTYGFHTIHGRAPAIATGLKISRPELTVWLVTGDGDALSIGGNHFIHLLRRNV